A region from the Desulfomarina profundi genome encodes:
- a CDS encoding type IV pili methyl-accepting chemotaxis transducer N-terminal domain-containing protein, whose product MKVRTKIILVTGSLALIILGMFLVTWWVTNNQKNDGAIINMAGRQRMLSQKMTRELLEGVSADDGIEREKAFNASANSMRVFNTTLNSLMQGGRSPCLWRWITRKVFPAPPCRVRHCSFFRMFNLFGRSTGEKWRG is encoded by the coding sequence ATGAAAGTGAGGACAAAAATTATACTTGTCACCGGCAGTCTGGCGTTAATCATCCTTGGTATGTTTCTTGTCACCTGGTGGGTGACCAACAACCAGAAGAATGATGGGGCTATTATAAATATGGCCGGTCGACAGCGAATGCTCAGCCAGAAAATGACCAGGGAGCTTCTGGAAGGAGTGAGTGCTGATGATGGAATCGAACGGGAGAAGGCATTCAATGCCTCTGCCAATTCCATGCGTGTTTTCAATACAACCCTCAACAGTCTCATGCAGGGGGGGAGATCCCCCTGTCTCTGGCGTTGGATAACAAGAAAAGTTTTTCCTGCCCCCCCGTGCAGGGTGAGGCATTGCAGCTTCTTCAGAATGTTCAACCTCTTTGGAAGGAGTACAGGGGAAAAATGGAGAGGGTGA
- a CDS encoding ABC transporter substrate-binding protein has translation MRYGSGSILFSMLTPLLCLFLSHAAAQSDKTVSVPVQNQLKIKHILLLNSYHQRMTWVKDIVRGVEDILQPEKNGLSLHVENMDSKRYHSREYYDIFYNYLKIKYKNTDFSLILSSDNNSYNFLRKHRDTLFPGVPVSFCGVNGYNYEQIADRDDFTGVAEIVSARETVEMALRLHPKVSRFFVINDYLVTGRAWTHDISRQLRHISPDITIEYADNLPISSLMNTIAGLKNDTLVLLGSYFSDRNGRYFTYERIGEMLSKSSRVPIYCLLQFNIGKGVIGERSSAVITREEQWPVSAEKFSQV, from the coding sequence ATGCGATACGGATCCGGATCCATTCTTTTTTCCATGCTGACACCTCTCCTTTGTCTTTTCCTGAGTCACGCGGCAGCACAGTCTGACAAAACCGTCTCTGTACCTGTACAGAACCAGCTGAAAATAAAACATATCCTGCTGCTCAATTCCTATCACCAGAGAATGACCTGGGTAAAAGATATTGTGCGGGGAGTGGAAGACATTCTTCAGCCTGAAAAAAATGGTCTCTCTCTTCATGTGGAAAACATGGATTCGAAAAGATACCATTCTCGAGAATACTATGATATTTTCTATAACTATCTGAAAATAAAATATAAAAATACTGATTTTTCTCTTATTTTATCATCTGACAACAACAGTTATAATTTTCTGCGTAAACACCGGGATACTCTCTTTCCTGGAGTCCCAGTCTCATTTTGCGGTGTGAACGGTTACAATTACGAACAGATAGCAGACAGAGACGATTTTACCGGCGTTGCGGAAATCGTCTCTGCCCGTGAAACCGTTGAAATGGCCCTTCGGCTTCACCCGAAGGTGTCCAGGTTTTTTGTCATTAACGATTACCTGGTAACAGGTCGAGCCTGGACTCACGATATCTCCAGACAATTACGACATATTTCTCCCGATATTACGATTGAATATGCGGACAATCTGCCTATCAGTTCCCTTATGAATACAATAGCCGGGCTGAAAAACGACACACTCGTCCTGCTGGGCAGCTATTTTTCTGACAGAAACGGGCGCTATTTTACCTACGAACGTATTGGAGAAATGCTTTCAAAATCCAGCAGGGTTCCCATCTATTGTCTGCTTCAGTTCAATATCGGAAAAGGTGTTATCGGGGAAAGGTCATCAGCGGTTATTACCAGGGAAGAGCAATGGCCGGTATCGGCAGAAAAATTCTCTCAGGTTTGA